In Agelaius phoeniceus isolate bAgePho1 chromosome 14, bAgePho1.hap1, whole genome shotgun sequence, a single genomic region encodes these proteins:
- the LOC129125695 gene encoding DNA-directed RNA polymerases I and III subunit RPAC2-like translates to MAGSGSGPVLETIQADGTDGNCVTFVLHDEDHTLGNSLRYMVMKNPDVEFCGYCITHPSESKINFRIQTRGALPAVEPFRKGLNDLMGVCQHVLNTFERSMKEFRAQKEEEMQ, encoded by the exons ATGGCCGGCAGCGGCAGCGGGCCCGTGCTGGAAACC ATCCAGGCGGATGGGACGGACGGGAACTGCGTCACGTTCGTGCTGCACGACGAGGATCACACCCTGGGCAACTCCCTGCGCTACATGGTCATGAAGAA ccctgacGTGGAGTTCTGTGGCTACTGCATCACACACCCCTCAGAAAGCAAGATCAACTTCAGGATTCAGACCAGAG gggcccttCCTGCTGTGGAGCCATTCCGGAAAGGGCTGAATGACCTGATGGGTGTTTGCCAACACGTGCTCAACACCTTTGAG AGGAGCATGAAGGAGTTCAGGGcacagaaggaggaggagatgcaGTAG
- the VAMP7 gene encoding vesicle-associated membrane protein 7: MAILFAVVARGTTILAKHAWCGGNFLEVTEQILAKIPSENNKLTYSHGNYLFHYICQDRIIYLCITDDDFERSRAFTFLNEIKKRFQTTYGSRAQTALPYAMNSEFSSVLAAQLKYHSESKGPDQVAETQAQIDELKGIMVRNIDLVAQRGEKLELLIDKTENLVDSSVTFKTTSRNLARAMCMKNLKLTIVIIIVSIVILYIILSAVCGGLAWPSCVQK, encoded by the exons atGGCCATCCTGTTTGCAGTGGTGGCGAGGGGCACCACCATCCTGGCCAAGCACGCCTGGTGTGGGGGGAACTTCCTGGAGGTCACCGAGCAGATCCTGGCCAAAATCCCATCTGAGAACAACAAACTGACCTATTCCCATGGCAA TTACCTGTTCCATTACATCTGCCAGGACAGGATCATTTACCTGTGCATCACAGATGAT GACTTTGAGCGCTCCCGAGCCTTCACGTTCCTGAACGAGATCAAGAAGCGGTTCCAGACCACGTACGGCTCGCGGGCACAGACTGCCCTGCCCTACGCCATGAACAGCGAGTTCTCCTCTGTGCTGGCTGCACAGCTG AAATACCACTCAGAGAGCAAGGGCCCGGACCAGGTGGCAGAGACACAAGCCCAGATCGATGAACTCAAAGGGATCATGGTCCGGAACATAG ACCTTGTGGCACAAAGAGGAgagaagctggagctgctgattGATAAAACAGAGAATCTTGTGGATTCG TCAGTCACTTTCAAAACCACCAGCAGGAACCTTGCCCGAGCCATGTGTATGAAGAACCTCAAGCTCACCATCGTCATCATCATCGTGTCCATT GTGATCCTGTACATCATCCTGTCAGCTGTGTGTggtggcctggcctggcccagCTGTGTGCAGAAGTaa